From Sphingobacterium bambusae:
TTTTACTATTTACGATAGTGACGATACTAAAAGCTTGATACGCGCGATCATCAAAGAGATGAACCTTGATGATAAGTTATATAATGCGAACCATGTTTATGGACGGATATCTTCTGCCAAGAATAATTTGATATCTCCGCAGGAATATAATAAGAACGAAGCCATCATGGCGGAAGATATTGCGAATGGACGTGGGCAGCTGGGACAGATCTATATGACCTATGCACAGCGTTGTTATCGTGCCGGAGCGATGGATTTTGATGATTTGCTTTTCAAGACCAATGTGCTATTGAATAAGCATCCTGATGTGTTGCACAAATACCAACATCAATTTAAATATTTGATGGTGGATGAGTATCAGGATACCAACTTTTCGCAGTATTTGATCGTCAAACGATTAGCTGCCGTTAATGAAAATATATGTGTCGTAGGGGATGATGCACAAAGTATTTATGCTTTTCGGGGGGCTAATATCCAGAATATCTTAAACTTTCAGAAAGATTATCCTGACGTAAAAGTCTTCAAGCTAGAGCAAAACTACCGATCTACCAAGATGATTGTTAACGCGGCCAACAGTGTGATTGAAAAAAATCAAAACCAGTTGGAGAAAAATGTGTTTTCAGAAAATGAAGATGGTGAGAAGATAAAGGTAACCCGTGCATTCTCTGACAATGAGGAAGGGAAAATTGTAGCGGAAGCGATATCGCAGGAACGTTCCTTAAAAGGCTTAAAATATAAAGATTTTGCAATCCTTTATCGTACCAACGCACAGTCGCGGGCGATGGAGGAAGCGTTGCGTAAATTAAATGTACCCTATAAGCTTTATGGTGGGACGTCATTTTATCAACGCAAGGAAATTAAAGACCTTATTGCATATTTTCGTTTGACGTTCAACCCTAATGACGAAGAAGCATTGAAAAGAGTTATCAACTATCCGCGTCGCGGCATCGGTGATACTTCTGTAGAAAAAATTCTTGTTGCCGCCGATAAGCAGCAGTACCGCCTGTGGGATGTGGTGGTCAACGCGCAAATGTTTTTGGATGGCCGTAGTGCCACTGCTGTCGGTAATTTCGGATTGATGATCCAAAGTTTCCAAGCTGTATCGAAATCGAGCTCTGCTTTCGATACAGCTATGCACATTGCGCAGCACTCGGGTATACTTAAAGATTTGTATGAAGATAAATCCGTGGAAGGCCTTAGTCGCTACGAGAACATTCAGGAACTACTGAACGGTATCAAGGAGTTTTCCGAACGGGAAGATATCGAAGAGAAGGGACTGGATGTCTTTATGCAGGACATTGCCTTATTGACGAACGATGACAAAGATAAAGACCCCAATGCGGATACGGTATCATTGATGACAATACACTCGTCGAAAGGCTTGGAGTTTCCTGTTGTTTTCATCGTGGGGCTAGAGGAAAACCTCTTTCCGTCGCAGCTATCGCTTAACTCGCGATCGGAGTTGGAAGAAGAACGTCGTCTGTTTTACGTGGCTGTTACGCGCGCTGAAAAGAAATTGCATTTGTCTTACGCAACATCGCGCTACCGGTGGGGTAACTTGAATAACTGTGAGCCGAGCCGTTTCTTGGATGAACTCAATCCTGCCTGTCTGGCGTTGGATTTTCAGCCTAGAAGCGTTTCTACGGGGGCTGATAGTGGTTTTCAGTCAGATCGTATTGCTTGGAAACAAAAGGATACTGATTCCTTTTCGAAACCAAAACCAAAAGTCGTTAAGACGACTTCCATCTTGCCAAAGGCACACGTGCCAACGGAAGGATTTGCACCGTCGGATACTTCCGGGCTGCAAGTCGGGATGGAAGTAGAGCACGAACGCTTTGGATTTGGGAAGGTGGTGAGCTTAGAGGGCAATAAACCGGATATAAAAGCAACAATTTTCTTCAAAGAGTTGGGGCAGAAACAATTGTTGCTTAAATTTGCAAAACTTAGAGTAGTTTAGTATATAGATAGAATAATAACGGCGCTGTTCAAACGTTGAATTAGCGTGAAACTTAACAATATGGATTTCGATTACAATAGCACCCGGCCAAAGCTCATTTTGGCAGAATATGGAAGGAATGTACAGAACATGGTAGACTACATCTGTACGCTTCCAACCCAAGAAGAAAGAAACCGCTATGCACAGGTGGTCATTGATATGATGGGGGTTCTTAACCCGCACCTGCGCGATGTATCGGATTTCAAACATAAACTATGGGATCACCTCCATATTATCTCTGACTTTAAAATCGATGTGGAGTCGCCTTACCCGGTGCCCGATCGTGACGCTATCCATAAAAAGCCGGAATTGTTAAACTATCCGCAGCATTCCATCCGTTTTAAGCATTACGGATATACTGTAGAACGGATGATTGAAAAGGCTTTAGCTATGCCGACGCCTGAATATAGGGAGCGTATGGCCATTTCGGTAGCGAATTTCATGAAAATGGCATACACCACGTGGAACAAGGATTCGGTGCAAGATGAACATATTATACAGGACTTATTCGAGCTTTCGAAAGGACAGCTTCGCCTGCCTGCCGACACCGTGTTGACGAAACTGGATTTCAAAACACCGCCTCCGGGAAATCGGATCAAGAGCGCTCCTGCGAATAATAATAACAACAATAACAATAGTCATAGTAATCATCAAAAGAGCGGCGGCTCAGGACATAGTCATGGCCATCGTGATAATAACAGAAAATTCAGCGGCGGTGGCGGCGGAGGAGGAAAGAAGACCTTCGTTCCGAAAAAAGGCGGCTTTAAAAGATAAGGCTTTTTGCTAACTGAAGCACAGGAGGGCAATTGCGTGGCGAAAATCGTTATCCAATTGCTCTCTTTTTTAATTTTAATTAACGTGTATCCCAAAGAAATATGAATGCATTTGAAATAATTGGTGGAAAAAAACTACAAGGGGAGATTGTTCCCCAAGGTGCAAAAAATGAAGCATTGCAGATTTTATCTGCGGTGTTGCTTACGGAAGATAAAATGACGATAAGCAACATTCCTGATATCAAGGATGTGAATAAGCTGATCGACCTATTGGCCGCCTTGGGCGTTTCTGTTAATCGTGTAAACAAAGATACGTACGAGTTCGAGGCTAAAAATATTAATATCGACTACTTCCAGTCTGAAGAATTTAAACATAAAGGCGGGGGCTTACGTGGCTCCATCATGATTGTTGGTCCATTGCTAGCACGCTTTGGGAAGGCGGCTATCCCAAAACCGGGAGGAGATAAGATTGGTCGCCGCCGTTTAGATACGCACTTTTTGGGTTTTGAGAAGTTGGGCGCAAAATTTGTCTACGATGCCGAGAATAACTTTTTCAACGTAGATGCCACAGCTTTAAAGGGCACCTATATTCTTTTGGACGAGGCTTCCGTAACGGGTACTGCCAACGTGGTGATGGCAGCAGTCTTAGCAAAAGGAACTACCACTATTTATAATGCGGCTTGTGAACCTTATCTGCAGCAGCTTTGCAAGATGCTTAACCGCATGGGAGCAAACATCTCTGGTATTGGCTCTAATTTATTGACCATAGAAGGGGTGGAGCGTTTGGGCGGAACCGAGCATCGTATGTTACCCGATATGATCGAAATTGGTTCATTCATTGGTCTCGCTGCAATGACTGGGTCTGAAATAACGATCAAGGATGTTTGCTTTAAAGAGCTTGGCATTATTCCTACGGTCTTTGCTAAACTTGGTATTCAATTTGAACTGCGCGGTGACGATATCTTCATACCTGCACAGGATTCCTATGAAATTGATACCTTTATCGACGGTTCTATTTTGACCGTTTCCGATGCTCCTTGGCCAGGGTTTACGCCTGATTTGTTAAGCATTGTCTTGGTAACGGCCATTCAAGCTAAGGGTAATGTCCTTATCCATCAAAAGATGTTCGAAAGCCGTCTTTTCTTTGTGGATAAACTGATTGATATGGGGGCACAGATTATTCTTTGCGATCCGCATCGTGCTACGGTAATTGGTTTAAACAAACAAACAAAGCTTCGTGGTATTGAAATGACTTCGCCGGATATTCGTGCAGGTGTCTCTCTATTGATTGCGGCACTATCTGCGCAGGGTAAATCGGTTATTTATAATATCGAACAAATTGAAAGGGGATATCAGGATATCGAAGAGCGTCTGAAGGCTTTAGGAGCTGATATTCGTCGTGTAGAAGCACAGCCTTCGCATTAACATTTGGGCGAAAGCCAACTATAATAATCACGCTATATATGGAACGGTTAAAATGAATGTTCCATGTATAGCGTGATTTTTTGTTTTGTCGCTGCTTGGTCTTATCCAGATCGAACAGCTAATATGGATTTTTATGCTTTTTTGTAGACGTCAACGTTTACTACCTGCGGCATATTGTTGCCATTTTTTGCAGCGATGATATTATTGGCTGCCAGCAGTGCCATTTGTGTTCTGGTTTCCAACGTTGCGGATCCTATATGTGGGAAAACGCAGGTATTGGACATCTTGAGCAGCGGATTATCGGGCTGCATTGGCTCTGGATCGGTAACATCTAGTCCTGCACCCCAGATCTCACCAGTAGACAACGCGTCTATGAGATCCAACTCATGATGTATCTTTCCGCGGGCAGTATTCACAAATATAGCCGAGCTTTTCATACGTTTAAAGGCATCTTTGTTAAAGCGGTATTGTGTCTCCTCCGTCAAGTTGCTGTGTACTGATAGTACATCACTTTGTGTAAGCAGTTGGTCGAAATTGACATAGGTCGCATCGACGAGACGTTCGGCTTCGATGTTGCGGCTTCTGTTGTGGTAGATAATCTTCATGTCGTAAGCTGCTTGTGCTTTTCTCGCCAAGGAGAGCCCTATTCTGCCTAATCCGTAAATGCCCAGTGTTTTTCCTTGTATGGTTGTGCCGAGTTCTTTGGTGAATTCAAAGTCCGCCCATGCGCCATTTACAACTTGCATTGCTCTAAAGAAAGCTTTTCTTGATACGTTAAGCATAAGTAGAAATGCGATATCAGCAGTCGCGTCGCTCAATACGTCCGGTGTGTTGCTTACCGGGATTCCATGTGTGGTCGCTGCATCAAGATCTACGTGATCAAAACCTACGCTGGTCAGCGCTACGCCTTTGAGATGCTTGCAGGCCTCGAAAAAATCTGCGTCGAGTTTTCCTTGTCCAACATTTAATAAGAAATCAACTTCTTGGCAGGCCTCGATGAGATCCGGTTGCGGTAATCGGTGGCTAGATTCATTAATGTAAACTTCAAATCCCGATTTTTCCAATGCTTCTATTCCGGGACTAGGGATATTCTTTGAAATAAATACCTTCATGCTTCTTTTTGCTAAACAATATACCGATTTTAATCTATTTATGGAAATTGCGGTTGGTGTAGTGTTTGTTCTTGTTGTTGCGCTCTATTTTTGCTTCATTTTTTTTATTAAATTCAATAAAAATACTTTTTAAATCTTATTTTTTTAAAAATACTATTGTTTTGTTGTGTTTTTTACATATAATTGCATCGTTAAATTATAAAACTTATGTCTACAGCACAGAAAAAATCATTATTTCCTTTTTTTATCATGGTTGCGTTGGTGGTAATAGCTTTTTTTAATCCATCCTTACCTACGAATGCAAACGAATACGAGTATAACGGTGCCGATGTAGCTTGGATGCTTACGTCGACAGCACTTGTTTTGATCATGACACCAGGGTTGGCTTACTTTTACGGGGGTATGGTGAAAAAGAAAAATGTCATTTCGACGATGTTGCAGAGTTTTATCTGTATGGCGGTTGTGGCGGTAATATGGATTGCATTTGGCTTCAGTTTGGTTTTTGGAGATTCGGTAGGCGGGATTATCGGAAATCCAATGAGCTTTTTCATGTTTGACGGCGTGTTGGATCACGAGCCCTGGGCAGGTGCACCCACCATTCCTTTTGCGTTGTTTGCTATGTACCAATTGAAGTTTGCTATTATTACGCCTGCTTTAATTACCGGCGCATTTGCTGAGCGCATACGTTTTACCTCGTATATTCTTTTTATTTGTCTATTCTTTATATTCATTTATGCGCCACTTGCGCATGCTACTTGGCATCCAGATGGAATATTGTTTAAAATGGGGGTCTTGGATTTTGCCGGTGGAACCGTCGTGCACATGTCGGCTGGTTTAACCGCACTTGCGTCGGCTATCTATCTGAAGCAAGGAAACGAATGCAAAGAGCATACGCCAGCAAGGATTACCTATGTTCTTCTTGGCACGGGCTTACTATGGTTCGGTTGGTTTGGTTTTAATGCGGGTTCTGCATTTGGCGCATCAGCGCTAGCGGCAACAGCTATGGCCACAACAACTGCTGCATCGGGTGCGGCTGCTGTGATGTATATTCTGTTTGATGCTGCACGAGGTACTAAGCCGTCAGCTATGGGAACTTGTATTGGTGTAGTGGTGGGTTTGGTTGCCATTACTCCTGCAGCGGGATTCGTTACGGTTCCTCATTCCATCGTGATTGGCGCTGTAGCCGCCATTATCAGCAGGCTGCTTATCGAATGGCGTACAAAATCCAATATTGACGATACTTTAGATGTTTTTCCAAGTCACGGTGTTGGTGGCATGGTCGGCATGATCCTTACAGGTGTATTTGCGCATTCTGCGATAAATGGAGCTGTAGAAACCAATGGATTGTATTATGGCGAAACAGGTTTATTTACCGCTCATATCATTGGGTTACTCGGTGCAACGGTGTTTATTTTAGTATTGGCATTCGTATTGCTTAAAGTTACGGATATCATCACCCCACTTCGGGTGAATGCACAAGAAGAATTGGAAGGACTGGATCTTTCACAGCACGGTGAAAAATTATAAAGATATATTACTACTAACTAAAATCCAATTGTGAATTGACCGCGCTCCTGAAGCGCGGTTTTTTTATTTCCTACATTAAACCTTATTATCTGCCCTAAAAAAATTATATTTGCCAATTAGAATTTTTGGATAAAAACCTGTATGAAGCATATACGTAATTTTTGTATTATCGCACATATTGACCATGGCAAAAGTACCTTGGCAGATAGGCTGTTGGAATTTACAAATACCATTTCTCAGCGCGAAGCCCAAGCACAATTGTTGGATAATATGGATTTGGAGCGCGAGCGTGGTATCACCATTAAATCGCATGCTATCCAAATGGAATATACCCAAGATGGTCAGCAATATATACTGAACTTGATTGATACGCCGGGACACGTAGACTTCTCCTATGAGGTGTCACGTTCTATTGCGGCATGTGAAGGCGCTTTGTTGATTGTAGATGCTTCTCAAGGTATTCAGGCGCAAACAATATCAAATTTATATTTAGCCTTGGAACATGATCTCGAGATCATTCCTATCCTAAACAAAATGGATCTTCCGGGTGCTATGCCCGAAGAAGTGAAAGACCAGATCATTGATTTGATTGGTGGAAAACGTGAAGATATCATCCCGGCTTCCGGAAAAACAGGAATGGGAATTCCTGATATTCTGCGTGCTATTGTGGAGCGTGTTCCTGCACCGGTGGGTGATCCAACAGCACCACTTCAGGCTTTGATTTTTGACTCCGTATTTAATTCATTCCGCGGTATTATGGCCTATTTCAAAGTAGAAAATGGCGAAATCCGTAAAGGGGATAAGGTGAAGTTCGTCGCAACAGGTAAAGAGTATTTTGCCGACGAGATTGGTACCTTAAAATTGAATCAGGTAGCCAAGGATGTGGTACGAACAGGAGATGTAGGGTATATTATTTCGGGTATCAAGGAAGCGCGCGAGGTTAAAGTCGGCGATACCATTACACATCGTGAGCGTCCTTGCGACGCGGCGATACAAGGTTTTGAAGAAGTGAAGCCGATGGTATTTGCTGGTATCTATCCCGTTGATACGGAAGACTATGAAGAACTGCGCGAGTCCATGCATCGCCTGCAGCTGAATGACGCTTCTTTGGTGTTTGAACCGGAATCGTCCGCAGCTTTGGGTTTCGGTTTTCGCTGTGGTTTCTTGGGTATGCTCCACATGGAGATTATTCAAGAACGTTTGGAACGCGAGTTCGATATGACCGTTATCACCACGGTGCCCAACGTGTCGTACAAAGCTTTTTTGTCTAAAGACCAAGAAGAGATTACGGTACACAACCCATCCGATTTACCCGATCCTAGCAAATTAGACTTTATTGAAGAGCCTTACATTAAGGCCAATATTATCACGAAATCTGACTTCGTTGGTCCGGTGATGTCGTTATGTATTCAAAAGCGGGGTACAATCATCAACCAATCCTACTTGACATCTGATCGGGTAGAACTGGTTTTTGAAATGCCGATGGGCGAGATTGTTTTTGACTTTTATGACAAGCTGAAAACGATATCTAAAGGATATGCCTCTTTCGATTACCACCAAATTGGCTATCGTAAATCTGATTTGGTTAAGCTCGATATCCGATTGAATGATGAGCCTGTAGATGCCTTGTCGTCCCTTATCCACCGTAGTAACGCATACGACTTCGGTAAGAAGATTTGTGAGAAATTAAAGGAACTTCTACCGCGTCAGCAGTTTGAAATACGTATACAGGCGTCAATCGGTGCTAAGATTATCGCTCGCGAGACGATATCGGCTCTTCGTAAGGACGTGACGGCAAAATGCTATGGAGGGGATATCTCCCGTAAACGTAAACTTTTGGAAAAACAAAAGAAAGGAAAAAAACGCATGCGGCAGGTAGGAAATGTGGAAATTCCACAATCGGCGTTTATGGCCGTTTTAAAACTGGATTAATAAGTAAATAGTCAACCATACCTATAGGACGATTAAACGATGAATTTATTAGATGGTAAGCTGGTTTCAGCAAAGATAAAAGAAGACATCAAGCGAGATGCCGCAGTATTTACTGCGGAGGCAGGGCGTAAGCCTCACCTCGTTGCAATCTTGGTGGGTAACGATGGTGGTAGTGAGACATACGTCGCAAGTAAGATGCGCAATTGTGAATTGGTGGGTTTTGAATCGACGAATATTCGCTATAACGTGGAGATCACAGAAGCCGAACTGATAGCTAAGATTCAAGAAATCAACCAAGATCCGACTATCGACGGATTAATTGTCCAACTTCCTCTACCGAAACATATCGATCCGGATAAAATTACCGAAGCGATCGATTACCGTAAAGACGTGGATGGCTTCCATCCGATCAATCTAGGTCGTATGCAGCGCAATCTTCCCTGTTTTATTCCAGCAACACCTTATGGTATCATGCTGATGTTAGACCACTATGGTATTGAGACAGCAGGTAAAAAAGCCGTTGTTGTGGGACGTAGTAACATCGTTGGTTCACCGATGAGCATTTTATTGGCCCGCAATAGTACCCCTGGAAATTGTACGGTGACGCTTACACATAGTCGTACAGCCAACTTAAAAGAAGAGGTTCTTGCAGGCGATATCGTAGTTGCTGCAATCGGACGTAAGAACTTCGTGACTGCAGAGATGGTGAAGGAAGGCGCTGTAGTGATCGATGTAGGGATTAATCGCGAAGATTCAACAGAGACGAAATCAGGATTTAAGTTGTATGGAGACGTGGATTTTGAAGAGGTGTCTAAAAAAGCCTCTTGGATCACACCCGTACCGGGCGGTGTAGGTTTAATGACTATAGTAGGTTTGCTAAAGAACACCTTGGAAGCAGCGAAAGGAACAATTTATTCCAAATAATAAAAACACTTTTGGTATAAAAATTGTTTCTAGCATTAGTTAGCCAACAATAATTTTAAACAAAGGTAAGTAACATGAAAAAATTAGCTTTATTAGCCGTTGTTGCAGGAGCCCTGAGCATTGCGTCTTGCAACAGTAATCCATCGAAAGATAAAAATGCAGACGGTGAAGTCTCTGCAGGCGAACAATTAGATCATACCTTGGAAGAGGTGGATGAGCATGCGGGGCATGCCCATGCAGAGATGGATAAAGAGATTGCTGATGCGAAAGCACGCGTGGCACAAGCCGAAGCCGATTTGGAAGCCGCTGTAAAAAAAGGTGATAAGGAAGCCGAAAAGGCAGCTAAAGAATCTTTAGATGAAGCTAACACGGCTTGGGATAAAGTCAAAGCTACTGCCAAAAAAGCTGGACACGCCGTTGAAGAGGGAGCTGAAAAAGCTGTTGATGCGACCGGAAGAGCCGCACAGGCAACGGGGAAAGCCATCGATAAAGCTATAGATAAAACGGCAGATAAGGCCAATCAGGTAGCTGAAGATGCTGAACGCGAAGCTAAGAACGTTAAAGAAGCATTGAAAAATTAAAACACGCTAAAGTGAATTGAAAACGCCAAACGCTACGTTTGGCGTTTTTTTGTCCGCTCAATTAGGCCAAAGGCTATTGGGAAAAACGTCAACATAATGAACCCAACGATAAAGAAACAGTTATTGGCATTTTGTCAAGAGAAAAACGAAGCACGCCTGCAAGAAATTATGTATGCTATGGCGCAGGCGCAGGAAGCGATTGAAAGCGACACAAAAAGTAGCGCAGGAGACAAGTACGAAACCTCGCGTGAAATGATACAACAGGACTTGAACCGCTATCAGCAGCAATTGATACAGGCAAAAAAGGACGCGGTCGTATTACAAAAAATAGAACTCGAGCCCAAGCCTGAAGTTTCGCTGGGGTCATTAGTGGTCACCGATCAGGCAAATTATTTTATTGCTATAAGCTTAGGAAAGCAACAAATAGGTGACATGGATTACATGATTATTTCTGCCTCTTCACCTATTGGCCAGCTATTGATTGAGCAAGAGCTGGGTTATACTCTTCATTTTAATGGACTCAAGCAACGTATAGTTGGGGTATATTAATGGTGTTGATCTTCTCAAAGACGTAAACAAATTGTAGTTCCCGTTGTTCATCTAAAAGAATTAGGGTTTAGATAAAAAACGGAAAGACTATGGTATATAATATGAATTGGTCAGTCATTAAAGGAGGGGCGATTGTGGCACTATTACTTATACTGGCAAGTTGCAAGCCGCAGGTATCCGATGCAGATGTGAAGGCAAAAGTGGAAACGATTGTTGCTACGCATCCCAATGTTGTAGTGGCGGTGAAGCGCGGCAAGGTCACCTTGTCTGGAATTGTCGGTACCGAAGAGGATCGGCGAAATTTGACAGCGGCAGCAAAGGAGGCAGATCCACAAAATGTGAAAGAAGTGATCGATGACCTTACGGTTGCTACGCTACCTAGTGATAGCACACATACGGATGCAGAACTGAAGAATAAAGTGGACCTGCTCACAAAAGATTTCCCCCATGTAAAAGCAGAAATTATTGATGGCACCATACGTGTGTCAGGTTCCGTTGATCCAAATGACATGGAAAAAGTTAAGATGGGTTTCGAAGAATTAAACGCTAGACAGTTGGATATGTCGGCGCTAAAAATCAACCAAAAAAAGCCATAAAATATGACGCTGTTAGACAAATATAAATTGTTGTTGGATACTGCTAAGTCTTCAAATATTGAAGACTTAGTGTATGTGGAGCAAGAGGGTGTGCTTCAGATTAATGGGACTGCACCTAATGCTGATGTGAAGAACAAGCTTTGGAACGTATATAATCAAATCGATCCCAATTATATTTCTGGAGAGGTATCGCTGAATGTGGATTTGCCACATTCTACCGGCGGCACGTTAGCTCGTATCATCACACAGGAAGAAACGCTCAATGTTAGAAAAGGGCCAGGGATCGATCAGCCTATTTTAGCAGAAATACATAAGGATGAACAGCTGACACTAATAAGCCCCGCCAACGACCAATGGTGGCTTGTGCGCACCAAAGAAGGACAAGAAGGCTATTGTTATGCCCAATATGTAGAGCCTTTAACATCGTAATGCTGGCTGACATCCTATATGTTTTCCAGCGCGAAAGTCTCTGCTACACGAATTCCTTTGTCCGTCTGCTTTAGGGTGCAGCAAGCGTGTACCGGGTCGTGTTCTAAGAATAGGATATACTCCTTGTCCACAATTTCCTGCCAATAGGACTGCCTTTCCTCCATAGTGGTCAATGGTCGAACGTCGTAGCTCATGACATAGGGTAGCGGGATGTGTCCTACGGAAGGAAGGAGATCAGCCATGTATAAAATAGTTTTTCCCTTATACGATATCTGTGGGAGCATCATGGACTCGGTGTGTCCATAAGCATACCGCATAGCTACGTTTGGAGAAAAGAGATCACCCTCTTTCAAAAATGCTAATTGTCCGCTTTCTTCGATAGGCAAGATATTCTCTTTTAAAAAGGATGCCTTTTCTCTCGGATTAGGATGCAGTGCCCAATTCCAATGTTTCTCATTGCTCCAAAATCTTGCGTTTTTAAAAGCGGGAAGTAAGCGTTCTCCTTCGCGAATTACCGCGCCTCCACAATGGTCGAAATGAAGGTGCGTAAGAATGACGTCGGTTATATCGTCTCGGTGAAATCCATGCTGTGCTAATGAATTATCTAGCGTGGCGTCACCATGGCGAAAATAATGGCCAAAGAATTTGTCATCCTGCTTATCGCCCAAGCCGGTGTCGACCAAGGTCAATCGTTTTCCATCTTCGATCAGAAGCAATCGCGTAGCCCATGTGCAAAGATTCCGCTCATCAGCTGGATTCGTTCGTTGCCAAATCGATTTCGGAACTACGCCGAACATGGCACCACCATCTAACTTGAAAAAACCGGTATCAATAGTATATAGCTTCATCGTTGATCTCTTGTATTGTATTTATTGTGTGTCGGACAATCATCATGCACTAAAAAGTGTCTTTATCAAATCACGGAGCACCGCGAATGCGGGGTGCTTTTGTTCCTTCGCGTAAGCCAGCAGTATATCCGTTCTTAAAGATGGCTCTTCCAAATTTAAAAAATTAAGATGAAGATGTTGGTATTGCATACGAACAGATTGTGGAACTATGGTGATACCGCTTCCTACATGTACCAATTCCAAGATGGAAGCGATGTTGTTGCAGGCATGGCGTAAGTTAGGAATGAAGCCTAGCTGCGCACAGCAA
This genomic window contains:
- a CDS encoding ATP-dependent helicase — encoded protein: MDYLAGLNHAQRSAVEQTEGPVMIVAGAGSGKTRVITYRVAHLIRKGVDPFNVLVLTFTNKAAKEMRERIMSVVGPEAKNIWMGTFHSVFSRILRVEAELIGYPRNFTIYDSDDTKSLIRAIIKEMNLDDKLYNANHVYGRISSAKNNLISPQEYNKNEAIMAEDIANGRGQLGQIYMTYAQRCYRAGAMDFDDLLFKTNVLLNKHPDVLHKYQHQFKYLMVDEYQDTNFSQYLIVKRLAAVNENICVVGDDAQSIYAFRGANIQNILNFQKDYPDVKVFKLEQNYRSTKMIVNAANSVIEKNQNQLEKNVFSENEDGEKIKVTRAFSDNEEGKIVAEAISQERSLKGLKYKDFAILYRTNAQSRAMEEALRKLNVPYKLYGGTSFYQRKEIKDLIAYFRLTFNPNDEEALKRVINYPRRGIGDTSVEKILVAADKQQYRLWDVVVNAQMFLDGRSATAVGNFGLMIQSFQAVSKSSSAFDTAMHIAQHSGILKDLYEDKSVEGLSRYENIQELLNGIKEFSEREDIEEKGLDVFMQDIALLTNDDKDKDPNADTVSLMTIHSSKGLEFPVVFIVGLEENLFPSQLSLNSRSELEEERRLFYVAVTRAEKKLHLSYATSRYRWGNLNNCEPSRFLDELNPACLALDFQPRSVSTGADSGFQSDRIAWKQKDTDSFSKPKPKVVKTTSILPKAHVPTEGFAPSDTSGLQVGMEVEHERFGFGKVVSLEGNKPDIKATIFFKELGQKQLLLKFAKLRVV
- a CDS encoding DUF4290 domain-containing protein codes for the protein MDFDYNSTRPKLILAEYGRNVQNMVDYICTLPTQEERNRYAQVVIDMMGVLNPHLRDVSDFKHKLWDHLHIISDFKIDVESPYPVPDRDAIHKKPELLNYPQHSIRFKHYGYTVERMIEKALAMPTPEYRERMAISVANFMKMAYTTWNKDSVQDEHIIQDLFELSKGQLRLPADTVLTKLDFKTPPPGNRIKSAPANNNNNNNNSHSNHQKSGGSGHSHGHRDNNRKFSGGGGGGGKKTFVPKKGGFKR
- the murA gene encoding UDP-N-acetylglucosamine 1-carboxyvinyltransferase, coding for MNAFEIIGGKKLQGEIVPQGAKNEALQILSAVLLTEDKMTISNIPDIKDVNKLIDLLAALGVSVNRVNKDTYEFEAKNINIDYFQSEEFKHKGGGLRGSIMIVGPLLARFGKAAIPKPGGDKIGRRRLDTHFLGFEKLGAKFVYDAENNFFNVDATALKGTYILLDEASVTGTANVVMAAVLAKGTTTIYNAACEPYLQQLCKMLNRMGANISGIGSNLLTIEGVERLGGTEHRMLPDMIEIGSFIGLAAMTGSEITIKDVCFKELGIIPTVFAKLGIQFELRGDDIFIPAQDSYEIDTFIDGSILTVSDAPWPGFTPDLLSIVLVTAIQAKGNVLIHQKMFESRLFFVDKLIDMGAQIILCDPHRATVIGLNKQTKLRGIEMTSPDIRAGVSLLIAALSAQGKSVIYNIEQIERGYQDIEERLKALGADIRRVEAQPSH
- a CDS encoding 2-hydroxyacid dehydrogenase, whose amino-acid sequence is MKVFISKNIPSPGIEALEKSGFEVYINESSHRLPQPDLIEACQEVDFLLNVGQGKLDADFFEACKHLKGVALTSVGFDHVDLDAATTHGIPVSNTPDVLSDATADIAFLLMLNVSRKAFFRAMQVVNGAWADFEFTKELGTTIQGKTLGIYGLGRIGLSLARKAQAAYDMKIIYHNRSRNIEAERLVDATYVNFDQLLTQSDVLSVHSNLTEETQYRFNKDAFKRMKSSAIFVNTARGKIHHELDLIDALSTGEIWGAGLDVTDPEPMQPDNPLLKMSNTCVFPHIGSATLETRTQMALLAANNIIAAKNGNNMPQVVNVDVYKKA
- a CDS encoding ammonium transporter, translated to MSTAQKKSLFPFFIMVALVVIAFFNPSLPTNANEYEYNGADVAWMLTSTALVLIMTPGLAYFYGGMVKKKNVISTMLQSFICMAVVAVIWIAFGFSLVFGDSVGGIIGNPMSFFMFDGVLDHEPWAGAPTIPFALFAMYQLKFAIITPALITGAFAERIRFTSYILFICLFFIFIYAPLAHATWHPDGILFKMGVLDFAGGTVVHMSAGLTALASAIYLKQGNECKEHTPARITYVLLGTGLLWFGWFGFNAGSAFGASALAATAMATTTAASGAAAVMYILFDAARGTKPSAMGTCIGVVVGLVAITPAAGFVTVPHSIVIGAVAAIISRLLIEWRTKSNIDDTLDVFPSHGVGGMVGMILTGVFAHSAINGAVETNGLYYGETGLFTAHIIGLLGATVFILVLAFVLLKVTDIITPLRVNAQEELEGLDLSQHGEKL